A stretch of the Actinomyces qiguomingii genome encodes the following:
- the alr gene encoding alanine racemase yields MTRRRAAWSGTISPVNASTGTPLPATTSRAVIDLDAIAHNAHVLAAVGGVPWMAVVKADAYGHGLAPVAITCLRAGATWLGVAQLAEALHLRALLDAAGVARPAHHPDSVPTSERPRLLCWLMPVLTPEQAAAPGSVLRAALAAGIDLSVSTRAQLDAIAAAARAESAAAGVPARIHLKVDTGMSRGGAAAADLPALAAAAKAAEDEGTVAVVALWSHLSRAEELGSGSTAKHLSRFLEAERTVAEAGLNPRLRHLAATAGLLWHPDARLDLVRIGIGLYGLSPDPAVANSAALDLVPAMRLEAPLTQVKRIPAGQAVSYGGTWRAPTDRWLGLVPLGYGDGVPRAASNGGPVAVGGIRSAIVGRVCMDQVVIDLGPATTPEGAPLDPPAAAGDVAVLWGAPDAVIPAADEWAQVCSTINYEIVTRLGERVPRVYLGRDAARISSLHDQEPRA; encoded by the coding sequence ATGACCAGGCGCCGGGCCGCATGGAGTGGAACAATCAGTCCCGTGAACGCGTCCACTGGCACCCCGCTTCCAGCGACGACCTCCCGCGCCGTCATCGACCTCGACGCCATCGCCCACAATGCCCACGTGCTCGCCGCGGTTGGCGGCGTGCCCTGGATGGCGGTGGTCAAAGCCGACGCCTACGGTCACGGCCTCGCCCCGGTGGCCATCACCTGCCTGCGCGCCGGTGCCACCTGGCTGGGGGTGGCCCAACTCGCCGAGGCCCTGCACCTGCGTGCTCTGCTCGACGCTGCAGGTGTGGCCCGCCCCGCTCACCACCCCGACTCCGTCCCCACCTCCGAGCGTCCCCGCCTGCTGTGCTGGCTGATGCCCGTGCTCACCCCCGAACAGGCCGCCGCCCCCGGATCCGTGCTGCGCGCCGCGCTCGCGGCCGGAATCGACCTGTCGGTGTCCACTCGCGCCCAACTAGACGCCATCGCCGCCGCGGCCCGTGCTGAATCGGCCGCTGCCGGAGTCCCCGCCCGCATCCACCTCAAGGTTGATACCGGCATGTCCCGCGGCGGCGCGGCCGCGGCCGACCTGCCCGCCCTCGCCGCCGCGGCCAAGGCCGCCGAAGACGAGGGCACCGTCGCCGTGGTTGCGCTTTGGAGCCACTTGTCCCGCGCCGAGGAGCTCGGCTCCGGCTCCACCGCAAAACATCTGTCCCGCTTCCTGGAGGCTGAGCGGACAGTGGCCGAGGCCGGCCTGAACCCGCGGCTGCGTCACCTGGCCGCCACCGCCGGGCTGCTCTGGCATCCGGACGCCCGTCTGGATCTAGTGCGCATAGGCATCGGCCTGTACGGGCTGTCCCCTGATCCGGCCGTGGCGAACTCCGCGGCCTTGGATCTGGTGCCGGCCATGCGGCTGGAGGCGCCGTTAACCCAGGTCAAACGCATCCCGGCCGGACAGGCGGTCTCCTACGGCGGCACCTGGCGCGCCCCCACCGACCGCTGGCTCGGGCTAGTCCCCCTCGGTTACGGTGACGGAGTCCCCCGTGCCGCATCCAACGGCGGTCCGGTGGCCGTGGGCGGCATTCGCTCCGCCATCGTTGGGCGGGTGTGCATGGATCAGGTGGTCATCGATCTAGGTCCGGCCACCACACCGGAAGGTGCACCACTGGACCCTCCCGCTGCGGCCGGCGACGTGGCCGTGCTGTGGGGCGCTCCCGATGCGGTGATCCCCGCCGCCGACGAGTGGGCCCAGGTCTGCTCCACCATCAACTACGAGATCGTCACCCGCCTGGGTGAGCGCGTCCCGCGTGTATACCTGGGCCGCGATGCCGCCCGTATCTCCTCCCTGCATGACCAGGAGCCGCGCGCATGA
- the coaA gene encoding type I pantothenate kinase, with protein MVNTPVCPAAPSGAAPSPYIELRRDQWRALASSAPLPLTQADVEKLRGLGDPIDLPEVDVVYRPLTALLEHFIATARERARRTAGFLGVDERPTPFVVAVAGSVAVGKSTTARLLAHLLARFPDTPRVDLVTTDGFLLPNAVLEERGLTARKGFPESYDQRALLEFVTAVKSGAPRVEAPVYSHTVYDIVPGAKKVVEHPDVLVLEGLNVLQPAPRGRRVVHDDGLPAASALAVSDFIDFSIYVDADPEHIRRWYLDRFLTLKHTAFKDPNSYFRRYAAIPDDIALAAANEVWESINLTNLRENIAPTRGRATLVLRKDADHHMSRVLLRKA; from the coding sequence ATGGTGAACACCCCCGTCTGCCCCGCGGCGCCGTCCGGAGCGGCTCCCTCGCCGTACATCGAGCTGCGCCGCGACCAGTGGCGTGCGCTGGCATCCTCTGCGCCGTTGCCGCTGACCCAGGCGGATGTTGAGAAGCTGCGGGGCCTGGGCGACCCGATCGACCTGCCGGAGGTCGACGTGGTCTACCGGCCGCTGACGGCGCTGTTGGAGCATTTCATCGCCACCGCTCGTGAGCGCGCCCGCCGCACGGCCGGCTTCCTGGGGGTTGATGAGCGCCCGACGCCGTTCGTGGTGGCTGTGGCCGGTTCGGTGGCCGTCGGCAAGTCGACGACGGCGCGCCTGCTCGCCCATCTGCTGGCCCGCTTCCCCGACACCCCGCGCGTGGACCTGGTGACCACCGACGGCTTCCTGCTGCCCAATGCGGTGTTGGAGGAGCGCGGGCTGACCGCACGCAAGGGCTTCCCGGAGTCCTACGACCAGCGCGCCCTGCTGGAATTCGTGACCGCGGTGAAGTCCGGTGCGCCCAGGGTGGAAGCACCGGTGTACTCCCACACCGTCTATGACATCGTGCCGGGAGCGAAGAAAGTGGTGGAGCACCCCGACGTGCTGGTGCTGGAGGGGCTGAATGTGCTGCAGCCCGCGCCTCGGGGGCGGCGGGTGGTTCACGACGACGGTCTGCCGGCGGCGTCGGCGCTGGCGGTGAGCGATTTCATCGACTTCTCCATTTACGTGGACGCCGATCCGGAGCACATCCGCCGCTGGTACCTGGATCGTTTCCTGACGCTGAAGCACACCGCATTCAAGGACCCCAACTCCTACTTCCGACGTTACGCGGCCATCCCGGACGATATCGCCCTGGCGGCGGCCAACGAGGTGTGGGAGAGCATCAACCTGACCAACCTGCGGGAGAACATCGCCCCCACGCGCGGACGGGCCACGCTCGTGCTGCGCAAGGACGCCGACCACCACATGAGCCGGGTGCTGCTGCGCAAGGCCTGA
- the glmS gene encoding glutamine--fructose-6-phosphate transaminase (isomerizing) — MCGIVGHVGPLTSISSADAPGSGRSLEVLLDGLSRLEYRGYDSAGIALVRPNGTERLTTVKAAGKLDNLRAALDGAKPAPATAGIGHTRWATHGGPTTANAHPHRAGSLAVVHNGIIENFRALRAEVEDAGRTLLSATDTEVVAHLLDLDFTARLAAAGEADAVEPDAAAAALVESMRAVTARLEGTFALLAVTEFAPGAIVAARRSSPLVIGLGEGENFLGSDVAAFVAFTTHAAEVDDDQVLLLTADAVTVWDAAGNVVAPRTWEVSWDASAAVKGGYETFMDKEIHDQPTAVADTLLGRVNDRGELVLDEMRIEPTVLRSIDKIIVVACGTAAYAGHVAKYAIEHWCRIPVEIELAHEFRYRDPIVSEKTLTVAISQSGETMDTIHAVRHAREQGSRVLAIVNTYGSTIAREADAVLYTHAGPEVAVASTKAFIAQITACYLLGLYLAQLRGNKWPDEVAEYLDNLGRMPAKIERLLAEQEDMVRELGEQLADRSSFLFLGRHVGYPVALEGALKLKEVAYVHAEGFAAGELKHGPIALVEDGLPVFVIVPTPRRPVLHDKVISNIQEVRARGARTIVIAEEGDEAVTPFADTVIHIPAAPTLMWPLLTVVPLQIFAAALAKAKGLDVDQPRNLAKSVTVE; from the coding sequence ATGTGTGGAATCGTCGGCCACGTCGGCCCCCTGACCTCAATCAGCTCCGCAGACGCCCCCGGCTCCGGCCGCTCCCTGGAGGTACTGCTGGACGGACTGTCCCGCCTGGAGTACCGCGGCTACGACTCGGCCGGCATCGCCCTGGTGCGCCCCAACGGGACCGAACGACTGACAACCGTGAAGGCCGCAGGCAAATTGGACAACCTGCGCGCAGCCTTGGACGGGGCCAAGCCCGCCCCGGCCACCGCCGGCATCGGCCACACCCGCTGGGCCACCCACGGCGGCCCCACCACCGCTAACGCCCACCCCCACCGGGCCGGCTCCCTGGCGGTCGTCCACAACGGCATCATTGAGAACTTCCGCGCCCTGCGCGCAGAGGTTGAGGATGCGGGTCGCACCCTGCTTTCCGCCACCGACACCGAGGTTGTCGCCCACCTGCTCGACCTCGACTTCACTGCCCGGCTGGCCGCCGCGGGCGAGGCCGACGCCGTGGAACCGGACGCGGCCGCCGCGGCCCTGGTTGAGTCCATGCGCGCCGTCACCGCCCGCCTGGAGGGAACCTTCGCCCTGCTGGCCGTCACCGAGTTCGCCCCCGGCGCGATCGTCGCGGCCCGGCGCTCCAGTCCGCTGGTGATCGGCCTGGGAGAGGGGGAGAACTTCCTCGGCTCGGACGTGGCCGCCTTCGTCGCCTTCACCACCCACGCCGCCGAGGTCGACGACGACCAGGTCCTGCTGCTGACCGCCGACGCCGTCACCGTGTGGGATGCCGCCGGCAACGTCGTCGCCCCGCGCACCTGGGAGGTCTCCTGGGACGCCTCGGCCGCCGTCAAGGGCGGGTACGAGACCTTCATGGACAAGGAGATCCACGATCAGCCCACCGCCGTCGCCGACACCCTGCTCGGACGCGTCAACGACCGCGGCGAGCTGGTGCTGGACGAGATGCGCATCGAGCCGACCGTGTTGCGCAGTATCGACAAGATCATCGTGGTCGCCTGCGGGACGGCCGCCTACGCCGGGCATGTGGCCAAATACGCCATTGAGCATTGGTGCCGTATCCCGGTGGAGATCGAACTCGCCCACGAGTTCCGCTACCGCGACCCGATCGTTTCGGAGAAGACCCTGACCGTGGCCATCTCCCAATCCGGGGAGACCATGGACACCATTCACGCGGTCCGCCACGCCCGCGAGCAGGGCAGCCGGGTCCTGGCCATCGTCAACACCTACGGCTCGACCATCGCCCGTGAGGCCGATGCGGTCCTGTACACCCACGCCGGGCCGGAGGTGGCCGTGGCCTCCACGAAGGCCTTCATCGCCCAGATCACCGCCTGCTACCTGCTGGGCCTGTACCTGGCGCAGTTGCGCGGCAACAAGTGGCCCGACGAGGTCGCCGAGTACTTGGACAACCTGGGGCGGATGCCCGCCAAGATTGAGCGCCTGCTCGCCGAGCAGGAGGACATGGTGCGCGAGCTGGGGGAGCAGCTGGCCGACCGGAGCTCCTTCCTGTTCCTGGGGCGGCACGTCGGTTATCCGGTGGCCCTGGAGGGGGCACTGAAACTCAAGGAGGTCGCCTACGTGCACGCCGAGGGCTTCGCCGCTGGTGAGCTCAAGCACGGCCCCATCGCTCTGGTAGAGGACGGGCTGCCGGTGTTCGTCATTGTGCCGACCCCGCGCCGCCCCGTTCTGCACGACAAGGTTATCTCCAACATTCAGGAGGTGCGCGCACGTGGCGCCCGCACCATCGTTATCGCCGAGGAGGGCGATGAGGCGGTCACGCCCTTTGCGGACACCGTGATTCACATCCCGGCCGCCCCGACCCTGATGTGGCCGCTGCTGACGGTGGTGCCGTTGCAGATCTTCGCCGCCGCCCTGGCCAAGGCCAAGGGCCTGGACGTGGACCAGCCACGCAACCTGGCCAAGTCCGTCACCGTGGAGTAG
- a CDS encoding fumarate reductase/succinate dehydrogenase flavoprotein subunit, producing MTELIDGLYLQGEKIADTKAPHDVPIAQRWEQRKFNANLVNPANRRKLDVIVVGSGLAGGAAAASLGEQGYNVKCFFYQDSARRAHSIAAQGGINAAKNYRNDGDSVYRLFYDTVKGGDYRAREDNVYRLAEVSANIIDQCVAQGVPFAREYGGLLDNRSFGGVQVSRTFYARGQTGQQLLIGAYQALERQVHAGTVKEYRRHEMVELIVVDGRARGIVTRDMVTGKIDTHLADAVVLCTGGYGNVFFLSTNAMGCNATAIWRAYRKGAYFANPCYTQIHPTCIPQSGDFQSKLTLMSESLRNDGRIWVPKRAEDCDKDPREIPEEDRDYYLERIYPAFGNLVPRDIASRQAKNMCDEGRGVGPAIKERDAQGNERMMRRGVYLDFSEAIGRLGRDAVSARYGNLFEMYQRITGDDPYEVPMRIYPAVHYTMGGLWVDYDLESNIPGLYVAGEANFSDHGANRLGASALMQGLADGYFVLPDTMNDYLADMLREGKVDPDAPEIAEARRSVEDRVERLMALRGTRSVDDFHMALGRIMWEYCGMERRDEGLREAIGQIRALKEEFWRDARITGEAMELNQALEKAGRLLDFFELAELMCIDALHRRESCGGHFRAESQTPEGEALRHDDEFLYVAAWEWGGENQPPILHKEDLIYKDIELKQRSYK from the coding sequence ATGACCGAACTCATCGACGGCCTGTACCTTCAGGGCGAGAAGATTGCCGACACCAAGGCTCCACACGATGTCCCCATTGCGCAGCGCTGGGAGCAGCGCAAGTTCAACGCCAACCTGGTCAACCCCGCCAACCGGCGCAAGCTGGATGTGATCGTGGTCGGCTCCGGCCTGGCCGGCGGCGCCGCCGCCGCGTCGCTGGGGGAGCAGGGCTACAACGTCAAGTGCTTCTTCTACCAGGACTCCGCCCGGCGGGCCCACTCGATCGCCGCCCAGGGCGGCATCAACGCCGCGAAGAACTACCGCAACGACGGCGACTCCGTCTACCGGCTCTTCTATGACACAGTCAAGGGGGGTGACTACCGCGCCCGGGAGGACAACGTCTACCGGCTGGCGGAGGTCAGCGCCAATATCATCGACCAGTGCGTTGCCCAGGGCGTGCCCTTCGCTCGCGAGTATGGCGGACTGCTGGACAACCGCTCCTTCGGCGGGGTGCAGGTCTCCCGCACTTTCTACGCCCGTGGTCAGACCGGCCAGCAGCTGCTGATCGGGGCCTACCAGGCTCTGGAGCGGCAGGTTCATGCCGGCACGGTCAAGGAGTACCGTCGCCACGAGATGGTTGAGCTGATCGTCGTGGACGGCCGTGCCCGCGGCATCGTCACCCGCGACATGGTCACCGGTAAGATCGACACCCACCTGGCCGACGCCGTCGTGCTGTGCACCGGCGGTTACGGCAACGTGTTCTTCCTGTCCACCAACGCCATGGGCTGCAACGCCACCGCTATTTGGCGGGCATACCGCAAGGGCGCCTACTTCGCCAACCCCTGCTACACCCAGATCCACCCGACCTGTATCCCCCAGTCCGGCGACTTCCAGTCCAAGCTGACCCTGATGAGCGAGTCGCTGCGCAACGACGGCCGCATCTGGGTGCCCAAGAGGGCCGAGGACTGCGACAAGGACCCGCGTGAGATTCCCGAGGAGGACCGCGACTACTACCTGGAGCGGATCTACCCCGCCTTCGGAAATCTGGTTCCGCGTGACATCGCCTCCCGGCAGGCGAAGAACATGTGCGATGAGGGCCGCGGCGTGGGCCCCGCCATCAAGGAGCGCGACGCCCAGGGCAATGAGCGCATGATGCGCCGCGGCGTCTACCTGGACTTCTCCGAGGCCATCGGGCGGCTCGGCCGGGACGCCGTCTCCGCCCGCTACGGGAACCTGTTCGAGATGTACCAGCGCATCACGGGTGACGACCCCTACGAGGTTCCCATGCGCATCTACCCGGCCGTGCACTACACCATGGGCGGGCTGTGGGTCGACTACGACCTGGAGTCCAACATCCCGGGCCTGTATGTGGCTGGCGAGGCCAACTTCTCCGACCACGGCGCCAACCGCCTGGGGGCATCGGCCCTCATGCAGGGACTGGCCGACGGCTACTTCGTGCTCCCGGACACCATGAACGACTATCTGGCGGACATGCTGCGCGAGGGCAAGGTCGATCCGGATGCCCCGGAGATCGCCGAGGCCCGCAGGAGCGTGGAGGACCGCGTCGAGCGGCTCATGGCGCTGCGCGGCACCCGCTCAGTGGATGACTTCCACATGGCGCTCGGCCGCATCATGTGGGAGTACTGCGGCATGGAGCGCCGCGACGAGGGTCTGCGTGAGGCCATCGGTCAGATTCGCGCCCTCAAGGAGGAGTTCTGGCGGGACGCTCGCATCACCGGCGAGGCCATGGAGCTCAACCAGGCACTGGAGAAGGCGGGCCGGCTGCTCGACTTCTTCGAGCTGGCCGAGCTGATGTGCATCGACGCCCTGCACCGCCGCGAGTCCTGCGGCGGCCACTTCCGCGCTGAATCCCAGACCCCCGAGGGTGAGGCGCTGCGCCACGACGACGAATTCCTCTACGTGGCGGCCTGGGAGTGGGGCGGCGAGAACCAGCCTCCGATCCTCCACAAGGAGGACCTCATCTACAAGGACATCGAGCTCAAGCAGCGGAGTTACAAGTGA
- the tsaE gene encoding tRNA (adenosine(37)-N6)-threonylcarbamoyltransferase complex ATPase subunit type 1 TsaE produces the protein MSKREVWSTAPRAGSVTVPTDSADATRGLGARVAALLRAGDVVVLTGGLGAGKTTLAQGIGAAMGVRGRICSPTFVIARVHPAPGAGPDLIHVDAYRISGLEELDALDLDSSVAEAVTLMEWGEGKAEALSEDRLEITVTRPRGGLAAASPTGHSETGTVTDLARADDGQRVITITAVGPRWDGVDLGALAVQDPGHRPHSRDH, from the coding sequence ATGAGCAAGCGTGAAGTCTGGAGCACCGCCCCGAGGGCCGGAAGCGTCACCGTTCCCACCGACTCCGCCGACGCCACCCGGGGACTCGGCGCCCGCGTCGCCGCACTGCTGCGAGCGGGGGATGTGGTGGTACTAACCGGTGGGCTGGGGGCAGGTAAGACCACCCTCGCTCAGGGGATTGGTGCCGCCATGGGGGTGCGGGGCCGCATCTGCTCGCCGACCTTCGTCATTGCCCGCGTACACCCCGCCCCCGGCGCCGGCCCCGACCTGATCCACGTGGACGCCTACCGGATCTCCGGCCTGGAGGAGCTTGACGCCCTCGACCTGGACTCCTCCGTCGCCGAGGCGGTCACCCTGATGGAGTGGGGTGAGGGCAAGGCCGAGGCGCTTTCGGAAGACCGCCTGGAGATCACCGTCACTCGCCCCCGCGGCGGACTGGCCGCCGCCTCGCCCACCGGTCACAGTGAAACAGGCACGGTCACCGACCTGGCCCGGGCCGACGACGGGCAGCGCGTCATCACCATCACCGCGGTCGGGCCCCGGTGGGACGGCGTGGACCTCGGTGCGCTGGCCGTCCAGGACCCCGGCCACCGACCGCACAGCCGGGACCACTGA
- a CDS encoding GNAT family N-acetyltransferase has product MVPADMEAISRLESQLFGAEGWSPAVLAAELDRTTGPGADRTYLVAHLAAPVDRGVSDSGLGAGALDALAQVGAGGSEAIVGYAGLWYGDGRGDADLLTIATVAAARRRGVATALLTALLGVAAQAGCRAVLLEVRASNEGAQRLYAAHGFTPIGRRRRYYLAPVEDAVVMRRSLSAT; this is encoded by the coding sequence ATGGTCCCCGCCGACATGGAAGCTATCTCCCGCTTGGAATCACAACTATTCGGTGCCGAGGGCTGGAGTCCGGCAGTGCTCGCCGCCGAACTAGACCGCACCACTGGCCCGGGCGCCGACCGCACCTATCTGGTGGCCCACCTGGCCGCCCCGGTCGATAGGGGCGTTTCAGACTCGGGTCTTGGTGCTGGCGCTCTCGATGCGCTTGCGCAGGTCGGCGCGGGCGGGTCCGAGGCCATTGTGGGCTACGCAGGCCTCTGGTACGGGGACGGGCGGGGTGATGCCGACCTGCTCACCATTGCCACCGTTGCGGCCGCCCGCCGCCGTGGGGTTGCCACGGCCCTGCTGACGGCTCTGCTGGGCGTGGCCGCGCAGGCGGGATGCCGCGCCGTCCTGCTTGAGGTGCGCGCCTCTAACGAGGGCGCCCAGCGCCTGTATGCCGCCCACGGTTTCACTCCGATCGGCCGCCGGCGGCGCTACTACCTGGCGCCGGTGGAGGATGCCGTGGTCATGCGCCGGTCATTGAGCGCCACCTGA
- a CDS encoding succinate dehydrogenase cytochrome b subunit encodes MKRLMAWSGIAFIVYLVLHAYGNTHYFQGEIAYDHYAVWLRTLLEPLMPYSGVLWLLRLVLLACLLAHAGSAFHLWHRNRKARGNDRYEVKKAGADYFASRYAMRTMRWGGVILLLFIIWHILQFTTLTLTPGGEYVHGRAYANMYYGFQLWWVYLIYLVALVALCLHVWHGVWSALQTLGATRGSTIPLIRLIAFIVAFGLFAVFMSVPTAILFGWVDAPMAAADYYPQFCDAIGSASEQFAHCAAH; translated from the coding sequence ATGAAGCGTCTGATGGCCTGGTCGGGCATCGCCTTCATCGTCTATTTGGTGCTCCACGCCTACGGCAACACCCACTACTTCCAGGGCGAGATCGCCTATGACCACTATGCGGTCTGGCTGCGTACCCTGCTTGAGCCCCTGATGCCCTACAGCGGCGTGCTGTGGCTACTGCGCTTGGTTCTCTTGGCGTGCCTGTTGGCCCATGCGGGCAGTGCCTTCCACCTGTGGCACCGCAACCGCAAGGCCCGCGGCAATGACAGGTATGAGGTCAAGAAGGCGGGTGCCGATTACTTCGCCTCCCGCTATGCCATGCGCACCATGCGCTGGGGCGGCGTGATTCTGCTGCTGTTCATCATCTGGCACATCCTGCAGTTCACCACCCTGACGCTGACGCCCGGGGGCGAGTACGTGCATGGTCGCGCCTACGCCAACATGTACTACGGCTTCCAGTTGTGGTGGGTCTACCTGATTTACCTGGTGGCACTGGTGGCCCTGTGCCTGCACGTGTGGCACGGCGTCTGGTCGGCGTTGCAGACACTCGGCGCCACTCGCGGCAGCACCATCCCACTCATCCGGCTGATTGCCTTCATCGTCGCCTTCGGCCTGTTCGCAGTGTTCATGTCCGTGCCGACGGCGATCCTGTTCGGCTGGGTGGACGCCCCGATGGCCGCGGCCGACTACTACCCCCAGTTCTGCGACGCGATCGGCTCGGCTTCCGAGCAGTTCGCTCACTGCGCTGCCCACTGA
- a CDS encoding bifunctional ADP-dependent NAD(P)H-hydrate dehydratase/NAD(P)H-hydrate epimerase, with translation MAARAYPARAVADAEAALTAGTDRYMHSAAHALALAAVEELREVRGTVPGARVLLLVGGGHNGGDALLAGALLARRGCAVTAAPATDSSRLHATALAAARAAGVRLAAEPRSAARSAAGGGGGRVGVDLVIDGLTGIGATGPLRSAAAELIAPLRDAGQPGERDFRVLAVDLPSGLGVDDGTLPGPVLAADCTVTFTCYKAAHLLPPAAPLCGRVEVADLELPVPAGTALTVRPADAEFGRLLRVPGDRDHKYTRGVVGLWAGSQTYPGAAVLAASAAVRTGAGMVRLTAPQRVVDLVLARRPEVVPADGRCQALVIGPGTDPADASRAAELDAALQRTLGDHGEPVYAVIDAGALPLLAARVTAGARCAPRHVLTPHAGEAAALLSALGEGTTREAVEASPAAAVRCLAEATGASVLLKTTPTLIASPAGTVLSVGSGPGWLATAGSGDVLAGIIGALLAAVRADVDNGVLPAVRGAEAVDAARCAALGVRLHALAAARAADTAVTTAAGRPYERAGHPVAALDLTEAIPAAWEQLWRASRSRCSGRG, from the coding sequence GTGGCCGCCCGCGCCTACCCCGCCCGCGCCGTCGCCGACGCCGAGGCGGCGCTGACCGCGGGCACCGACCGTTACATGCACTCCGCCGCGCATGCGCTGGCACTTGCCGCCGTGGAGGAGCTCCGGGAGGTGCGTGGCACCGTGCCCGGGGCGCGCGTGCTGCTGCTGGTGGGTGGCGGGCACAACGGCGGGGATGCCCTGCTGGCAGGCGCCCTGCTGGCGCGCCGCGGCTGCGCAGTTACCGCCGCCCCCGCAACCGACTCCTCCCGCTTACATGCCACAGCGCTGGCGGCGGCTCGCGCCGCCGGAGTGCGCCTGGCAGCAGAGCCTCGGTCCGCGGCCCGCAGCGCCGCCGGAGGGGGCGGGGGACGGGTCGGAGTCGACCTGGTGATCGATGGGCTGACCGGCATCGGTGCCACCGGACCGCTGCGGTCCGCCGCGGCCGAACTCATCGCCCCGCTGCGCGACGCCGGGCAGCCGGGGGAGCGGGACTTCCGGGTGCTGGCCGTGGACCTGCCCTCCGGCCTCGGCGTGGATGACGGTACTCTGCCCGGTCCTGTGCTGGCCGCCGACTGCACCGTCACCTTCACCTGCTACAAGGCCGCTCACCTGCTGCCGCCCGCCGCACCCCTGTGCGGGCGAGTGGAGGTGGCCGACCTGGAGTTGCCGGTGCCGGCCGGGACCGCGCTGACAGTCAGGCCCGCGGATGCCGAATTCGGCCGCCTGCTGCGCGTGCCCGGGGACCGCGACCATAAGTACACCCGGGGCGTGGTTGGCTTGTGGGCCGGCAGTCAGACCTACCCGGGGGCAGCGGTGCTGGCCGCATCGGCGGCTGTGCGCACCGGTGCAGGCATGGTGCGGTTGACCGCACCGCAACGGGTGGTGGATCTGGTGCTCGCTCGCCGCCCCGAGGTCGTGCCCGCTGACGGGCGCTGCCAGGCGCTGGTGATCGGCCCCGGCACTGACCCGGCCGACGCCTCGCGCGCCGCCGAACTTGACGCGGCCCTACAGCGGACGCTCGGCGACCATGGTGAGCCTGTCTACGCGGTCATTGACGCCGGGGCCTTGCCCCTGCTGGCCGCCCGGGTCACCGCCGGGGCCCGCTGCGCACCGCGACATGTGCTCACCCCGCACGCCGGCGAGGCGGCCGCTCTGCTGAGTGCACTGGGGGAGGGGACAACGCGGGAGGCCGTTGAGGCGTCCCCGGCCGCCGCAGTGCGTTGCCTGGCGGAGGCGACCGGGGCCAGCGTGCTGTTGAAGACGACGCCGACGCTGATCGCCTCCCCGGCTGGGACTGTGCTGTCGGTCGGCTCCGGCCCGGGTTGGTTGGCCACCGCCGGCAGTGGAGATGTGCTGGCCGGCATTATCGGCGCCCTACTGGCGGCCGTTCGGGCCGATGTTGACAACGGCGTACTTCCAGCTGTCCGGGGCGCTGAGGCGGTGGACGCAGCCCGCTGCGCGGCCCTGGGGGTACGGCTGCATGCACTCGCGGCCGCGCGGGCGGCGGATACGGCAGTAACCACCGCGGCCGGACGGCCGTATGAGCGCGCGGGACATCCGGTTGCCGCGTTGGACCTTACCGAGGCGATCCCGGCGGCCTGGGAACAACTCTGGAGAGCCAGCCGGAGCCGATGTTCTGGACGAGGATGA
- the tsaB gene encoding tRNA (adenosine(37)-N6)-threonylcarbamoyltransferase complex dimerization subunit type 1 TsaB: MRILSIDSSFGTQLLVADVLGAAADEASAAGTTLRVLTTAQQDSPRRHAESLGPMLAAALAHPDVAQAPLDAVVAATGPAPFTGLRAGLVTARTVGRVRAIPVYGVPSLDAVARAALDELGRQGRETASATVLVATDARRKEVYTARYRARGSDDVERLGDYEVLPPAVVRERAERGQLPPPDAVAGSGAALYPELADGGEVLVPVSGDVATQVRIVAARLRMLPGPGEEALAAAGLGAQPLYLRRPDVHMPAGRTQ; the protein is encoded by the coding sequence GTGCGCATCCTCTCCATTGACTCCTCGTTCGGAACCCAGCTGCTCGTAGCCGATGTGCTGGGCGCGGCGGCGGACGAGGCCTCCGCCGCCGGCACCACCCTGAGGGTACTGACTACCGCGCAGCAGGACAGCCCCCGCCGTCACGCCGAGTCCCTGGGGCCCATGCTCGCTGCCGCGCTCGCGCACCCAGATGTGGCCCAGGCCCCGCTTGACGCCGTGGTCGCGGCCACCGGTCCGGCCCCCTTCACCGGGCTGCGCGCCGGACTCGTCACCGCCCGCACCGTTGGACGTGTGCGCGCCATTCCCGTGTACGGTGTCCCCAGCCTCGATGCGGTTGCCCGCGCCGCCCTTGATGAGCTCGGGCGCCAGGGCCGGGAAACGGCCTCAGCCACCGTGCTGGTTGCCACCGACGCCCGCCGCAAGGAGGTCTACACCGCTCGGTACCGGGCCCGGGGCTCCGACGACGTCGAGCGCCTGGGCGACTACGAAGTCCTGCCCCCGGCCGTTGTGCGCGAGCGGGCGGAGCGCGGGCAGCTGCCGCCTCCCGACGCGGTGGCCGGATCCGGTGCCGCCCTGTATCCCGAGCTGGCGGACGGAGGAGAGGTTCTGGTGCCTGTTTCGGGTGACGTTGCCACCCAGGTGCGCATCGTCGCGGCCCGGCTGCGTATGCTCCCCGGCCCGGGGGAGGAGGCGCTGGCGGCGGCCGGACTGGGCGCGCAGCCGCTGTACCTGCGGCGACCGGATGTGCACATGCCGGCAGGGCGCACCCAGTGA